One window of the Marinilactibacillus sp. Marseille-P9653 genome contains the following:
- a CDS encoding DUF3397 family protein: protein MFDPHIDIYFILFYLCPLLMLIPSKSINKFFKKQGVKIKWVDFVTPVFLLSVHIYSMLIVNRSFIPYLLIIISLIGIVLASVFAFKVKKIKLIHFFRVWWRYVFITAFLLHILLGILLFF from the coding sequence TTGTTCGATCCACATATAGATATTTATTTTATACTGTTTTACTTATGTCCGCTATTGATGCTCATCCCAAGCAAGAGTATCAATAAATTTTTTAAGAAGCAAGGTGTAAAAATTAAATGGGTAGACTTTGTCACGCCAGTCTTTCTGTTATCGGTTCACATTTATAGTATGCTAATCGTTAATAGAAGTTTTATTCCATATCTATTGATTATAATATCGCTTATCGGAATTGTGCTTGCTTCTGTGTTTGCATTTAAAGTCAAAAAAATCAAGTTGATTCATTTTTTCAGAGTTTGGTGGAGATATGTGTTTATCACTGCATTTTTACTGCATATTCTTTTAGGAATATTACTCTTTTTCTGA
- the rpmF gene encoding 50S ribosomal protein L32, whose protein sequence is MAVPKRRTSTARKAKRRTHIKLNLPNMSDCPKCGEVKRNHHVCSSCGFYAGKDFSK, encoded by the coding sequence ATGGCAGTACCTAAAAGAAGAACATCTACAGCAAGAAAAGCTAAAAGACGTACTCATATCAAATTAAATCTTCCAAATATGAGCGATTGCCCTAAATGTGGAGAAGTAAAACGTAACCACCACGTATGCTCATCATGTGGATTTTACGCTGGAAAAGACTTTTCAAAATAA
- the mraZ gene encoding division/cell wall cluster transcriptional repressor MraZ, translating into MLLGEFKHNIDAKGRLIVPAKFREDLGEYFIVTRGLDGCLFGYPQKEWEALEQKLKLLPLAKKESRAFTRFLYSAATECTLDKQGRINIPQTLRDHAKLEKSCFVIGVSDRIEIWSEEKWVAFSAEAESSFEDIAEEMVDFGF; encoded by the coding sequence ATGTTACTGGGAGAATTTAAGCACAATATCGATGCAAAAGGTCGCTTGATTGTTCCGGCTAAATTCCGAGAGGATTTAGGTGAATATTTCATTGTCACAAGAGGACTGGACGGCTGCTTGTTTGGTTACCCACAGAAAGAATGGGAAGCACTTGAACAGAAACTAAAGTTACTTCCACTCGCTAAAAAAGAATCACGCGCATTTACAAGATTTTTGTACTCTGCGGCTACGGAATGTACTTTGGATAAACAAGGTAGAATCAATATACCACAGACCCTTAGAGACCATGCAAAATTAGAGAAATCTTGCTTTGTAATCGGTGTTTCAGATAGAATCGAAATCTGGAGTGAAGAGAAATGGGTCGCTTTTTCAGCAGAAGCAGAAAGTTCATTTGAAGATATTGCAGAAGAAATGGTTGATTTTGGATTTTAA